CCCATTAACCAACATCGCTATGCCAACACAACAGGTAATTGAAAAATTTCAACCCTCCATCATACAGATCGCAACACAGAACGGCACCGGAACCGGTTTCTATCTGAAGGAGTATGATCTCATCATCACCAATGATCACGTTGTTGACAATAATCCTGAAGTAACCATTGCCGGCAAGACCTTCGAAAAAGCGCTTAGCCGTGTATGGTATACAGACCGCAAGCACGATCTTGCATTCCTGCAGGCGCCGCAAGGAATTGAGCTGCCCGAACTGCCATTGGGCCGTTATGAATCTTTGAAAGATGGCGATAATGTGATCGCTATCGGTCACCCCTATGGATTGAACTATACCGCTACACAAGGTGTGATCTCCAAAGTGGACCGTATCCGCGATGGCCTGAAGTTCATCCAGATCGATGCAGCCATCAATCCCGGTAACAGCGGCGGTCCGCTGGTGAATGAAGAAGGAGAAGTGATCGGTGTGAACTCATTCATCATTCGCGGCGGCGATAACCTGGGTTTCGCGCTGCCTGTGAATTATCTGCGTACTGCCCTTCAATTATATGCTCCGCATAAAGGTACCCCTTCCACCCGTTGTCCAAGCTGCGAGTTCCTGGTACTGCCGGATAATATCGAAGCAGCCAAGTACTGCCCCAGCTGCGGAACAGAAGTTAAACTACCCGAGCTGCCAGAAAAAGAAATGGAAGTAGTTGGTGTTGCAAAAACCATCGAAGACATCCTGCGTGAACTGGGTAAAGACATCAAGCTTTCCCGCTCAGGCGCCAACCGCTGGGAAGTGAAGGAAGGAAGCGCCAAGATCAAGATCACTTATAATCCTGAGAACTATTTCATCACAGGTGATGCTTATCTCTGTCAGTTGCCGCCCGACGCAACCAGGATCAAGCCGCTTTATCAATACCTCCTGCAGGAAAATTATAAAATGAATGGACTGGTGCTCAGTTGCGTGAGCCAGAACATTGTCCTGAGCTGTGTGATCTATGATCTCGATATTACGAAGGATACAGGATCACAAACATTCAGCACGCTCTTCAAGAACGCAGACCATTATGATGATCTGCTGAAGACAACGTACGGATGTGTAGACAGGCTGGAGGAAGTCTGATCCATGGCATATCAAAAACAATTAAGCAAAGAACAGGCATTACAGAAAGCCCGCCACTACTGCGGGTACCAGGAACGTTCTCACACGGAAGTGAAAGAGAAGCTCTATTCCTATGGCCTGCGCAAAACAGATGTGGAAGAATTGCTGAGTCAGCTCATTGAAGAGAACTACCTCAATGAAGAGCGCTATGCCACTATGTTTGCGGGTGGCAAGTTCCGCATGAAGCAGTGGGGACGGGTAAAGATCAGATACGAGCTCAAGCAAAAGCGCGTAAGCGAATACTGCATCAAAAAAGCGATGAAGGAAATAGATGAGGAAGATTATCTGAAAACCCTGGACAAGCTCGCTTCAGTAAAATGGAATAGTGTAAAAGGAGAAGGAGTGAACCATTTTGTGAAGATGAGCAAAACCACGGATTACCTCGTGCAGAAAGGATTTGAGATGGAACTGGTGAGGGCTGCTGTTGCAAGGCTTCGGCAGTCGAGTGCTGAAAAAGAATAACATTTACCACAATGTGGTATTGCTTTCGATCCATAATCTGTCTACCTTTGGGGCCGTTTCCTCACCATCATAATTTCCCGTACCTACTTCATCATGTAAGCTGATAGCCTGCAAAGGCGTATATCGATAGCAGCTTTAATCCTTACAACAACCAGCATGATGACAGAGCGTTGTTAATAACTGCGCGTCTGCATCGTCCAGTCTTTTGGCAGTGCATGTATTGAAACAGATACCGGCCTGCCAAAGACTTTTTTATTGCTTAATTTCAGGGGAAGGAATTATTATGACAGACAAAGAATACAAATATTATTTCGGCTGCGGATTTGCCTGGTGGGCCGTCCATATTTTTTTCCGCCCCTTTGAAGCTGCTGAAGAACACGAATTGCACGATCTGCAGGATCAGTTGGATATTTTTGAGGAACATGCAGAGAATATAGCCGCCTGGTTCCTGGATGAAGTGGCTAAACCCGGACTGGATTTTGAGATCGATAAAAAAGAAGTGTCCATGTTCAGTTGTCTTACCAACAGTGAACCTGTAGTGAAAAGCTGGATGCATCAGCTCATCAATGTGATGCATGCACAAAAGATCGAAGACAAATCCAAACAATACCAGTATCTCTATTGCCTGCTCATTGGCTGGGAACTTTATATGATTGTGCTGGCGCAAAAATTCCTGAACCAGCAAAAGCCGGAAGGCAAAATGGAGTTGCAGGAACTGGTGAATCCCTATGCAAATTTCTTACTCAACGAATGGGACCTCAGCTGCCGGAAATTTTTTCAGATGACTGCTGAGGAAATGATGCGGAACGAACAGGCCCGCAAAACCTATGAAGAGATTGCCATCAACTGGCATCAAACCATCGATGACACGATAAAGAAATATTTGAGATCAGAACAACAGTAAAATAAAAGGGGCGACCATTGGACCGCCCCTTTCTTTATGATCTTACAGTTGTCTATTGTGCGGGTTGCGCCAATGATTTATCGCGGATGGCTTTAAACTCAGAGCCTTTCTTCCACTCCGGCAACCTGGTTTCGAAAGCCAGTCGTTTGCCAACCTGGAACAGCAGTTGCAGGTCGTCGATAGCTCCTTCCATGGTCCAGGTGGCTGCATCATAATTATCAGCCGGACGATGGTAGCGTTGGTCATTGTATTCCTTATCCAGTTGTTCTCCATATTCTTTCCCTTTTCCAACAACATCGATACCGCGCTCTGTATACAATGCAGGGATACCCACTTTCGCAAAATTGAAATGGTCTGAACGATAGTAGTAACCGGCTTCAGGATGCGTTTCATAAGAAATATGACGGCCCGCTTTTGTTGCGGCTTCCTGGAGATAATCTTCCAGATCGCTCTGACCGCGGCCTACTACGATGATATCAGCAGTTTTGCCAAAGGGGTTCAACACATCCATATTGATATTGGCAACAGTTTGCGCAACGGGATAGATGGGGTTCTGTGCATAGTACTCTGATCCCAGCAGTCCCTGCTCTTCAGCAGTTACGGCCAGCAGGATGATGGTGCGCTCAGGAGGCGTTGGCAGGCTCTTGAATGCGCGGGCGATCTCGATGAGACCGGCAGTGGCGCTGGCATTGTCCATCGCTCCGTTGTAAATGGAATCCCCTTTCTCATCAGCCTTACCTACTCCCAGGTGGTCCCAGTGTGCTGTGTAAATGATGTATTCGTTCGGACGTTTAGCGCCGGTGATCTTACCGATCACGTTATGCGATTTGTTGTAATCTGCCTGAACGGAGATGCTGGTAGTGAGTTGTTCGTTGAGCGGAACAGCTTTGAATCCGCGCTGGTCAGCTTTGGCCAGCAGCGTGGAATCGTAACCGGCAGCAGTAAGGAGTTTGTTGGCGGCAGGTCCGGAGATCCAACCGATCACATCTGCATGCTGCTCGTCTTTGCCACGGGGATCGAGGCGAAGACGGGAACCATTCCAGTTGTTCTGCACAACTGCGAAAGGATAGCTGGCCGCCTGCGTATTGTGGATGATCAGACAACCGCGTGCGCCCTGACGCGCAGCCTCTTCGAATTTATAGGTCCAGCGACCGTAATAGGTCATGGTCTTTCCTTTGAACAGCGTTGAATCTCCGCTGTTGTAGCCGGGATCATTTACCAATACCAGTACAACTTTTCCTTTTACATCGATTCCTTCATAGTCGTTCCAGTTGTATTCCGGCGCCACTACTCCGTAACCGGCAAAAACGAGATCTGAGTTGTTGAGAGAAACGCTGTCTGTTTTGTTGGTCCAGATCACATAATCTTCGAGGCCCTTGAGTTTGAAATTTCCTTTGGCAGTATTCACCTGCATGTCTGGAGCCGCAGTGGTTTTGATATTCACCAATGGCACATCCTGCAGGTAGCTATCGCCGTTGCCGGGCTCCAGGCCAACAGCGGCAAATTTTTTCTGCAGGAAATCGATGGTAAGATCTTCGCCTTTAGTGAAAGGCATGCGGCCAAGGAAACTGTCGGAGGCCAGCACTTCGATGTTTTTGCCGAGACTGTCTGCACTGAATGCGGCCAGGCCGTCTTCATCTTTCAGAACTGGTTTGTTTTCGCCGCAGCCAACAGCCAGGAAAGTGGCGGCAGCCAGCGAAAGCGGTACAAAGTAGGAACGCATAGCTTGTAGTTTTTAATTTCGGGCTAAAAGGTACAGTAAAATTCAATACCGGCGGCCCTTTGAGGAAGCTGCGGCCATCATGAAGCAGGTAATCGATACATTTGTTCTTCAAATCATCAGCTATGGAACTGCATGTGATCACAAGACCGGAGCATCCCCAGCTTCCATTCATTCGCAGTTTGTATGAATCAACTTTTCCTGTGGAGGAAAGAAGGGACTGGCATCAGTTCATACAATTACTGAATGAACCGGCCATGCAATTAAGTGTAGTGATGGATGAAGGAGCAGCAATAGGTTTCGTGATCGGATGGAAACTTGGTAGTTGGTATTACGTGGAGCACCTGGCCATCGATCCGTTACAGAGAGGAAAAAAGTATGGGGAGAAAGTGATGCAATCCGTGCTGGAAGCGGGTCATGGAAGAGTGATCCTGGAAGTGGAAAGGGTGCACGATACCAATAGCCAGCGCAGGATCAGCTTTTATGAAAGACTCGGATATACAATTGTGGATATCGATTATCATCAACCGCCTTATAGAAAAGGAGAAGCCGTTCTCCCGATGCTGCTGATGAGCCACCCCGCTATTACAGATGCAACAGAAGCAAAAGCCATCGCAGGAAATATCCGCGCCAGCGTGTACGAGCGTTATTATTGAAGGCTGTTGTTGAGCATTAATTTGATTTTAGCATCTTTTTAACCGGATCATTAAGATGAAATTAAAATGGACTGTCATGCTTTAAAACTGGCACGTCCCGGCACGACTATTGAAAATAATTACCTGTATTCATTGATCTATAAAAGGAGGTTTATATGAAAAACAGGAAAGTAAAAACAAGTACACAGACATTTGATATTGTGTTCGAAGGCCAGCCTGTAACCGTGAACGCAACGATGTATGAGACGCACAATACTGAAGCAAGGTATCGTGTAAGCATCAACGGTAGCCCCGTTTATATTTTCGGATGGGACTCCCAAAAGAACCGCCTGGCGGCCATCGACAGCGGAAACGCTGTAATGGCAATGCCTCCACTGGTGGAAGCAGCGATCGGGCAGGAACTCTACAATAAAATGGCGGCGTAAGAATTTGTGAAGACTGTGTCTCCCGGGAGGGTGTATGGATTTCCATGCACCCTTTTTGTTTATTTTTGAAGAAATAAGCCTTTTCCATGAAACTACCTGAATTTGAAGGAAAACTTGCTGATCTGGATGATGAAGCGGTAGAGGAATGTGTTCTGGCCGGCATCCGGTCATTTGGGCATCAATTCACGCAGGAAGAACTTTCTCAATTGGAGACTCTCGGAGATTTCTATAACCTGGTAGAAAGCAAATTCGCCAAGAGGCATTCTCCCGAATGCACCAGTCAACAAGCTTTCTACAAGTTGAGACAATGCATAGCAGATATACTTAAGATCGATAAGAACAGCATAACTCCATCTTCCTCCCTGGAAGAATTGTTTCCCCGAAAGATAAGATGGAGGAAAATGAAACAACTAAGGCAACATATGGGCATTAAGGCCCGGTTGCTGGAAATGAAGGGGTGGCTGCGTTCATTATTCGCGTTTTCTATTGTTGCATCCCTGGTGATGTTATTCTTTAGCTGGATACCCGCAATGATAGCATTGGTTTCCCTGATTCTGTTGAATAGAATTACAGCTATTTTTAATAATGAGCTTAGTTATCCTAATCTAAGGGAACTGGCTGAGTACCTTGCCATATTTGAGTATGCTGCAGTGCGGAGGGATCCGGAAACCGCCAATCTGTATGAAGTGCGTGCTGTGATCAACCAGGTATTCATCAGGCGCGAACAATTGAAGATGGAGCATCTTACTCCAGAACAGAAACTGATACAATAATCCTAAAATCGAATTCTATACATGATCCGAAGTAATATCCTGGAGCTGTTGCTGGCGCATCGTACAGATGATCAACTGGAAAATGAAATGCTGCAGGATACGATCAGATTCATCCGTCAACACCCTGATTGTTTTGAACGCTCCCTGCTGGTTGGTCACGTTACCGGTTCTGCATGGATCGTGAACAAAGAAGGCACTCATACTTTAATGCTGCATCATAAAAAACTGGACAAATGGTTTCAGCCCGGCGGACATTGCGATGGTGATCCCAACGTGATGGCAGTTGCGGCCAAAGAAGCATTTGAGGAAACAGGCATCGGGGTGCGGCCGATCTCCAATGCAGTATTTGATGTGGACCACCATGTGATACCCGAAAGAAAAGGAGTTCCCGAACATATACATTTCGATATCCGCTTCTTCTTTGAAGCAGACAAAACTACTGATGAGCTTCCGTCCAATCCCGAAGCTAATGCTGTCAGATGGATACCCCTGGAAAAAGTGGAAGAATATAATAATACTCCGTCTATTATGCGACTGGTGAAGAAATGCATGCAATGATCTATGCGATCAGGTGGACCAACCAGTCATTCACATCTTCATAATCTGCGTAAGGGCTGTTCATGGCGGTATGCTGTAAGGGAGGATGTTCTTCACAGAATTTTTTTACGGCTTCTGTGGCTTTATGCCCTGTATCATCATTATCGAACCAGGTATACACGAATTTATAGTGCTGCTGCAAAAGCAGTGGCAGCGCCTGTTTGAGCAAGCTGGCCGAGTTCAGTACAATCACATTGTCGTTAAGCCTGGGTTTGTCTTCAATAACCAGCATGGATAAGAAGTCCATAAAGCCTTCGAAGAGATGCACTCCTTCTGCTTCCGGTGTTTTACCTCTGAGGGTGGTGATGGATTTGTGACCTATACAACCTTTGAAAGTACGTGTGCGGTTCTCGTATCCACCGGCATTATTCTTGAAACCGATGGAACGGATATAGTTTCCCGTTTCATGGTCCAGCAATTTTATTTCGCGCAGGTATAGCTGCGCCAGCTCAAGGGGAATACCTCTTTCTTCGAGATAATCGATCAGCATTTTCGAGCGGAGCTTTGAGGTGGATACAAGTTCAATGCGTTTTGTTTCTTCCTGCTCTGCTGTTTGAATATATGGTTTAACCGAGGGTTGGATACCGGAAAGGCCGCCCAGCCATTTTAGTGCGTCCGGATAGGAATGAGGCTGGCCCTGGCTTTGAAGCCATGCTTTAGTGAACTTGATGATACCGCCACCCTTACCGGAACCGAAATCATACCAGACATTGCGCTTAAGGTTAACCGTGAAACTGGCTGTTTTTTCTGCGCGTAACGGAGAAAGGTACCAATGGTCCTTTGTGGTTTTTTTGGTAGGAAGATGACCGAGTTTTTCAAGCACATCGGTAATGGCTATCGTTATTGCCTGCTCGAAGTTCATGCCATACTAAGTTACGGAAACAGGATTCCATAATTCTACTTTTTCTGAAACCGGTAAAGGTCTTCATCCGGTTCTTTTTTCCCCGAAATAAAATTGCGGATCATCTCTGCGCCAAGCCGGCTCCAGGTAATGCCATTGCCACCAAAGGCCATCACTGCAAAGCAATTGTATAGTCCAGGCACTTTTCCGATCATTGGAAGTCCTGTGGGCGTTACTCCAAAAGCGCCGCTCCAGGCATAATCGGCGCGGGTATCAGCTCCTGGAAGGAGTTTGGATAATTTTTTTTGAAGCACCGGAATCTTTTCCTTGTTGAGAGTGTTGCGTTTTTCTTCATCACTGAATTCTTCGTCTTCTCCTCCACAGATGATACGGCCGTCCGGAGCAGTGCGGAGGTAGAGATATGGATCGGCGGCCTGCCAGATGATGGGAAGGTTCTTTATAAGGGAAGATGGTTGCCTTGAGGTGGCGATCGCCCAGGTTGAATAGATGCTGAAGTGTTGGTCCCTGAGTTGTTCCGGCACTTCATAGCCCGTGGTGAAGATCGCATATCGTGCAGTAACAGTAAATCCATAACTGGTTTCCAGATACACGCGGCGCGGACTGGTTGTGATATCACGAACAGTTACCGGAGAATAGATCTGTGCGCGTCTTTTCATCGCCTCTAAGAGAAATCCATTGCTGAGGAGATATGGATGAGCCGAATAATTGTGATATGATCTGAGTGCGGCCGTAGCATGCAGTCCGTATTGGTCCAGGAGGGTTTTTCTTTTGATGAGCTCTGTTTGAAGTCCGATCTGGTTTCGCAATTCCAGTTCTTTGGAGAGTGCCGCAGCGTTCAATACATTACCATTGAGATAAAGGCTCTGCTGAAGTCTAAGGCCACAGCGGATGCCGAGCATTTTGATTCGTACCGCCAATCCTTCCAGGCATAATTTTGATCTCCGCCAGGCGCGGGCTGCATTATCGAATCCTATTTGCGGGATCAGGCGGGTCAATGGCTGGTCAATTTCGAATTGCAATAGAGCGGTAGTGGCCATGGTGGACCCATGTCCCGGGAATCTTTTATCCAGCACAACAACTTTGAAACCGGCACTGGCAAGCTCTTCAGCCATCATGGCTCCGCTGATGCCTGCTCCGATGATGGCCACATCCGTACGGAGATCTTTCCGGATCACGTCAACGGATAATTGTTTGGAAGGATGATCCGCCCAAAGCGGGTTTCCGAAATGAAGATCCTTTTCCGAAGTGATCATTGGGATGGTTTTACAAATCACATTAAAAAGGATACCAGGGCTACTAATGAACAGTGGCGATCAGGGCGAAGGAACGTACAGGCTCTTTGTTTTCCACCAGGCTCCGGTAAATTTTGAAACCATTGCTGGTAAGCATGTCTTCGATCTTCTTCTTCAATTGCAGATCAATACCGGAAGGTGTTTGATAGAACACGAACAGTTTGCCGTGGGCGGTCAGCAGTTTTTGGATCAGGGCAAGCTCGTCTTCCGTATTCTTCCAGAAAAAATTGACATTGAAGGCAACGAACTTGTTGAAAGGTTGACGGAACCTGGCCTCTGCAAATGATTTGGTCAACAGGGATAGTTTGCCGTTGCTGATGGCTGCCTGGTTTCTTTTTTCCGCTTTACGGATCATGGAAGCCGAGCTATCGATAGCCGTCAGTTTGCCTTTGTGAAGTGATGCTGTGATCAGTTCAGCCAGCAGTCCTGCGCCACATCCTATTTCCAGGATATGATCATCAGCTGCGGGAGCAATGATCGCAGCCGCCCATTCAAAGCGGTTGACAGCGGGAATGATTATTTCTTTTGCCATTTCATATCATATCGATCCATGCCCGGGGCATAGGAATCCTTTGTGATTTTTTCTATAACAAAACCGTGCCGCTCGAAGAACGGGTAAGAATGCTGGGTAGTATCCAGCCACAAAACAGCGGTGGGATATAATTCAGCGACCTTGTTCAGCCGGTGATAGAGTAAGGCGCTTCCGATGCCCTTCCTGTGATAACTGTTATGAACCAGTCCCCATGCCAGTGTAGCCTGATTCGTTGCCGGGTTATAGCCGAAGCCTCCGCAGGCAATCACTTCATTTTGCAGCAGGGCTACGTAATAACGGTTCTCTTCGTCCGGGTAGAGTTCTTTGGAGCCTTCGAGGTAATCGAGCCAATCATCGAATTGTCTGACCTCGTCTGTAGTAAAGTATTTGGGGATATTGCTGGCAAAAGCATCCACGCAGCCTTTCCTGTATGCCGGGACATACGGAAGAATTGAGATATCATAGGAGGCGGTTGTCATTTTATGGCAGATTGAATTATTGCTAATGGAAAATCCGGGAAAAAGTTCACAAGAGGGGCAGGAATTATATGAATGGATTTGCGACTGGATATATTATTTTAGAGTAACCCCATTGCGATGAATGCTGTATGCATCCTGGTGGCGACTGCGCTTTAAATGCCGCCAATTACCAACACTAAGGGCCTTATATGATTAAGGACGGCCCAACCCCAGGGATTTTTTGCCTGATTTTTGCAGGATAATTACACGATTATGGCGGGAGTTAGGTAAACGGGCAATATGCCGAATATGATGAGTGCCACAAAAGATGGTTTACAGAAAAATA
This portion of the Pseudobacter ginsenosidimutans genome encodes:
- a CDS encoding trypsin-like peptidase domain-containing protein, with product MPTQQVIEKFQPSIIQIATQNGTGTGFYLKEYDLIITNDHVVDNNPEVTIAGKTFEKALSRVWYTDRKHDLAFLQAPQGIELPELPLGRYESLKDGDNVIAIGHPYGLNYTATQGVISKVDRIRDGLKFIQIDAAINPGNSGGPLVNEEGEVIGVNSFIIRGGDNLGFALPVNYLRTALQLYAPHKGTPSTRCPSCEFLVLPDNIEAAKYCPSCGTEVKLPELPEKEMEVVGVAKTIEDILRELGKDIKLSRSGANRWEVKEGSAKIKITYNPENYFITGDAYLCQLPPDATRIKPLYQYLLQENYKMNGLVLSCVSQNIVLSCVIYDLDITKDTGSQTFSTLFKNADHYDDLLKTTYGCVDRLEEV
- a CDS encoding regulatory protein RecX, giving the protein MAYQKQLSKEQALQKARHYCGYQERSHTEVKEKLYSYGLRKTDVEELLSQLIEENYLNEERYATMFAGGKFRMKQWGRVKIRYELKQKRVSEYCIKKAMKEIDEEDYLKTLDKLASVKWNSVKGEGVNHFVKMSKTTDYLVQKGFEMELVRAAVARLRQSSAEKE
- a CDS encoding M28 family metallopeptidase encodes the protein MRSYFVPLSLAAATFLAVGCGENKPVLKDEDGLAAFSADSLGKNIEVLASDSFLGRMPFTKGEDLTIDFLQKKFAAVGLEPGNGDSYLQDVPLVNIKTTAAPDMQVNTAKGNFKLKGLEDYVIWTNKTDSVSLNNSDLVFAGYGVVAPEYNWNDYEGIDVKGKVVLVLVNDPGYNSGDSTLFKGKTMTYYGRWTYKFEEAARQGARGCLIIHNTQAASYPFAVVQNNWNGSRLRLDPRGKDEQHADVIGWISGPAANKLLTAAGYDSTLLAKADQRGFKAVPLNEQLTTSISVQADYNKSHNVIGKITGAKRPNEYIIYTAHWDHLGVGKADEKGDSIYNGAMDNASATAGLIEIARAFKSLPTPPERTIILLAVTAEEQGLLGSEYYAQNPIYPVAQTVANINMDVLNPFGKTADIIVVGRGQSDLEDYLQEAATKAGRHISYETHPEAGYYYRSDHFNFAKVGIPALYTERGIDVVGKGKEYGEQLDKEYNDQRYHRPADNYDAATWTMEGAIDDLQLLFQVGKRLAFETRLPEWKKGSEFKAIRDKSLAQPAQ
- a CDS encoding GNAT family N-acetyltransferase, coding for MELHVITRPEHPQLPFIRSLYESTFPVEERRDWHQFIQLLNEPAMQLSVVMDEGAAIGFVIGWKLGSWYYVEHLAIDPLQRGKKYGEKVMQSVLEAGHGRVILEVERVHDTNSQRRISFYERLGYTIVDIDYHQPPYRKGEAVLPMLLMSHPAITDATEAKAIAGNIRASVYERYY
- a CDS encoding NUDIX hydrolase, which translates into the protein MIRSNILELLLAHRTDDQLENEMLQDTIRFIRQHPDCFERSLLVGHVTGSAWIVNKEGTHTLMLHHKKLDKWFQPGGHCDGDPNVMAVAAKEAFEETGIGVRPISNAVFDVDHHVIPERKGVPEHIHFDIRFFFEADKTTDELPSNPEANAVRWIPLEKVEEYNNTPSIMRLVKKCMQ
- a CDS encoding toprim domain-containing protein; this translates as MNFEQAITIAITDVLEKLGHLPTKKTTKDHWYLSPLRAEKTASFTVNLKRNVWYDFGSGKGGGIIKFTKAWLQSQGQPHSYPDALKWLGGLSGIQPSVKPYIQTAEQEETKRIELVSTSKLRSKMLIDYLEERGIPLELAQLYLREIKLLDHETGNYIRSIGFKNNAGGYENRTRTFKGCIGHKSITTLRGKTPEAEGVHLFEGFMDFLSMLVIEDKPRLNDNVIVLNSASLLKQALPLLLQQHYKFVYTWFDNDDTGHKATEAVKKFCEEHPPLQHTAMNSPYADYEDVNDWLVHLIA
- a CDS encoding NAD(P)/FAD-dependent oxidoreductase, encoding MITSEKDLHFGNPLWADHPSKQLSVDVIRKDLRTDVAIIGAGISGAMMAEELASAGFKVVVLDKRFPGHGSTMATTALLQFEIDQPLTRLIPQIGFDNAARAWRRSKLCLEGLAVRIKMLGIRCGLRLQQSLYLNGNVLNAAALSKELELRNQIGLQTELIKRKTLLDQYGLHATAALRSYHNYSAHPYLLSNGFLLEAMKRRAQIYSPVTVRDITTSPRRVYLETSYGFTVTARYAIFTTGYEVPEQLRDQHFSIYSTWAIATSRQPSSLIKNLPIIWQAADPYLYLRTAPDGRIICGGEDEEFSDEEKRNTLNKEKIPVLQKKLSKLLPGADTRADYAWSGAFGVTPTGLPMIGKVPGLYNCFAVMAFGGNGITWSRLGAEMIRNFISGKKEPDEDLYRFQKK
- a CDS encoding class I SAM-dependent methyltransferase, with protein sequence MAKEIIIPAVNRFEWAAAIIAPAADDHILEIGCGAGLLAELITASLHKGKLTAIDSSASMIRKAEKRNQAAISNGKLSLLTKSFAEARFRQPFNKFVAFNVNFFWKNTEDELALIQKLLTAHGKLFVFYQTPSGIDLQLKKKIEDMLTSNGFKIYRSLVENKEPVRSFALIATVH
- a CDS encoding GNAT family N-acetyltransferase, coding for MTTASYDISILPYVPAYRKGCVDAFASNIPKYFTTDEVRQFDDWLDYLEGSKELYPDEENRYYVALLQNEVIACGGFGYNPATNQATLAWGLVHNSYHRKGIGSALLYHRLNKVAELYPTAVLWLDTTQHSYPFFERHGFVIEKITKDSYAPGMDRYDMKWQKK